The Ptychodera flava strain L36383 chromosome 18, AS_Pfla_20210202, whole genome shotgun sequence sequence tccacttccattatctaacggtttgatcagtacctcgccgttttctgatagttttctcaaagtattctattctgtgtttcggaaaggaaacctagtttcaggaaagtatgcaacacattacactagtcttattaaagttattatttactcaggacATTGATAAACAGAATATCACATAATTATGCAAgctcaagtttattacatttatggttgagttttattacatttagggttaatttgtttattacatttgttgttgcgGGTTTTTACATTAATGGTCGACTGTtctattacatttgtggttgattttataacaattgtggttgatattacatttatggagattattacatttatggaggttacaggaACTGCCCCTGTGCAACTTTCTAGTTTGCAAaccaatgtatttcatacaCGATATCTAGACATCACGTCATTGTAgctacaacatttaaattttactatctgtacatgacaaacatttttaactttcattaatcGCCAACGTACATTGGATACAACGTTTACATCGGTCGTTATGTATCGCACGACCTTTGAGGGCAGTTCTGAGTACCCTTCCTTTGTATAGGCAGCTCCGCGGCTGTTCATAGAATgacggtacatgtacatgtcacgGACTGTATTGATGGAGTTATGTTGGGCCATAATAAGGACGTGCACATCTGGTAATGGCATCCATATCAGGTCaagatattttcatgaaaattaacgTAGGGACTCGTtgacagtattaagactataCTATGACAACATAGTATCCTCACCTACAGAGGTTTTACTTGTTTGGAGAAACACTTAAAAAGCGCCGTTATCGTCGTCTGCGCATGTGCAGGATTTCGTGTTTACAAACATTACGTTCAATCCCACAAATCATTGCAATCCACGATGGCGAGCGAGGATCCCATGAGCGCTAGCTTTGATATGAGCGGAGTGGACGCTGCTCTTGCCGATGTTTATGAAAAATAACTCACAAGAACCAAATCATGTAATTGTAGAGGAATGTGCTCAAGGAAACGTGGCCGTGGTGCATGCCCGTGCAAGGCCATAGACGAGTATTGCAATAATGGATGCACCTGTGGCAGACGACGTCCTTGTGTGAATATAGAACCGGTAAGTACTGTAACGCTACCATACTACAGCTTGGTCGATCATTATTATTTATCGGTATTTATGGCCCGAAATATTTGCATCTAATACTAGCATGTGGACAGTCCTGTCCTTTGAGTACTACTATCTAAGCCTAGTATGTGCGTTCATTTTTCCAATATATGACTGCATTCAAAAAGTTCGGACGAACGAAGCATGGCCTCGCCACAGCTTATGCCGTTATGTGCACACCCTATTTATAACCAAGTGTAGAAATGCTGTTTGTCCCAGTTGGGATAACAATTTCCAAGCGTACTTTTTCCACGGAATCGGCCATGTGTAAACCAAAATGCTATATGATCGACCATCCAGCTTTCCGGGCACTCTTTTTCGTAGATAGACCCTGACCTCAAATATCGTTTGATACTTATCTTACTTCCCGGATTTCAATCTCTAGACTAGTCTATGAATTCCTTTTGATACGCTTCATAATGGGCGAGAGCACTTGTAATGAACTTCTGTGACTTCGTCAGTCGCTGATTTGGAAAAAAGGTTGCCGTATAGGTTTGGAACCAACATTGAATCGGTATTCATTGCATAGTTGCTGCTATGATTGTAATTCATAGACGATGATTTCAGTGAAAAGTCGACTTGAATTATTAAATCTGACAAAGTGAGATACTATCTCAGTATCTCCATACTTCATACTGGTACACAAGTTGCAAAAGGAGCAGCAACTAACATGTAATCCGAGAAAAACATTTCACACAACTATGAACTTCAGCCTACTACTGAAAAAGTGGCTTGTCAGAAAACTCAAAGTGGCTGGTAGATTTGGCTAGCTTCTGGCTCTTGTCCTCACCATCATTGCATCATAAATTGTGATGTGTTTTCTCTACAGATGAGTGAAATTTTCAGGGTGTACATCCTGGTGGAGGCAGTAAGCAGTAATTATTTGTCAACAACTGCCATACAGTTTCTTATATCATGTCACTAAAAAGTATGTTGTTGTGTAGCTATAGTGTTACCTTGCCAGCATTACCATTATTGATATTAGTTATTGCTTTTCCAATatctttatttatatttttgaaatcttaatCATGTGTACCTTTTCtggtgatttatttatttatttgttgggtgtttttttttggggggggggggctgtgttTTGTAGGAGTCGTCATCATCTGAGGAAGATGAGAATACTGTACAACCTGAACAGTCAAACATTAGGAAAAGACGACGTGTTGCTTACCAGCCTGAACAGCTATCACAGGTGCTAGATTGCATGGATGAACAGGACAGGCACAGTGCTCATGAAAGAAATGTACAGGTTTGTAGAAAACTACCTTTGTTGTCAgttttacacatttgtttttcatttcatttgattgACATGTGAACAACAGAAGTGTTAAAGTcaagtataaaaatttgaacaggCAGTGCTAAGACTGTATGggtaaaataatattcaaaatgatgTTAGACATTTGctatgatttttcaaaatcaaataagtAGGATTTTAAGCCTGTTaatctttgttttctttcattgctTTCAGCAATATATACAGAATTTAACAAGAGAAAGACTGGAAGAAGTGACCATGGAATTGATCAGAAGGCAACCGGATGCATGGGCAGACTTTGTCTTGGATAGAACCGATCAAGGCTTCAATCAGTTTCATCAGCAGCCATCCCTGATCCAAAACCTGATGACATAGTATCTCCTCCATGGTGTAGGTGTGGAGAATGTCGACCAATGCCTTCACAGGTTGAAAACAAATGTTGTGCAAAAAGGACTGGCCAAGAATGCATAGCAAGGACATGGTTATTTCAACAACTTGTTATGGACCCTAATGTTTTAGAAATTGCCATGAGAACAGTTGCAGACACTTATGCGCAAGATCAACCAAGGAACATGCATGCTACAGACACTTTGCATATCGCCAGTTTATATATTGGCAACATGGTCGGTTGGGCAGAGGAAACCGTCGTGTTATTCCATCATGTTGTGTTCTAGTTATTAGAAGACGCTATTCAAGTCCTAATAACGTGTATGTTGGCTACATAGGAGAAATTCAGGACTAGCTTGTGAACTGTGAACTGCTTTATTTATCCTCGATGCTGTCAAAGTAGATATTGACAACATAAACCACAATATTTCtgttcaaacaatttttttattaacaTTTGAATATGCATGTGATGTGTCTGGTTCACTTTCTTCAGGTATGTATCAGTCATTGCAAACTGgtaatatacaataaaataaacaacaccttgaGCTGTCCTATAGCATGGTCATTCTTACAAAACTGTATGCATGGACATTCATGATGTCTGTTTTTTCTGGGGTATGTACCACTCCTGAAAAGTCAACttttatgaaatttcaataattcACATAAACCCCTTCAAAGCccaggaaaaataaatttacacttcCGGATGATTAACTTCAAAAACAAATGTTAACTTTTGCATGAAATTCATAGGGATCCAAGCCagctaaaaactgcaaaataatTCATTGAAAATGGCAGTTTTACCACACAATCTCGTTTGGAAAACTAAAGCAGTGAATAAGAGAACTAATTTTTCAGTTCTTCTTGGCTTTATGCCACATGTGTATTTATGAAATACTGAAGTGTTAGGTGTTGAGTAGAAAAACCTTTTACTCCTATTCAGGCCATCAACTATCCTCTCTACAGTGCAAGGTTGGCTGAATACTGAGGCCAGTGTGTGTCACTGATTTTGAAGCTAAAAATTCAATGATGTCATTTGACCTAGCTTGGGTATGATATCTCTGCTCCAACATAGTGACAGACTCAAGTATACAATAAGCAGTAAATCAATAAAGTTTTtatcaatgaaagaaatgaccAAACAGTTTATATAAATTGGTTCATGAACCTCTCAAAATATTAATCTGAGTTCAGTAATTTTAGAACAGCAGTTTTCTGTTACTGGATATGACAGATACACGTATCAATAATGCAAtatttatgtcaatgataaaatcaatGGAGGCAATAGAAGATCACACTATGAACACTTTCAAAGGTTTCTAATGTTCTATTTCCTTGCTGGATAAAGTTTACAGTGCATTCATTGATTAGAACTACCAGTAAGTTCATGAGACTGTGATGTGGCAAATCTACTCTGATACTGTGCTGTAACTTGACTTAAACTAGGCCTTGTCACCAAATGTCTAGTGCTATGGATTCGCCTGGGATCATTCTCATCCAAGGACACATGCCAGGACATATGGCCATAGTCATTTTGCCGAGACTGGAAGATCTGCCTTTGCAGCTCACCAATGTATTCATACTTCTTGGGCTCTAGTTTGGCAGTAGGATAAAACCTCTTGGACTGCTTAGAGTATTTGACTTCAAACCTGAAAAACAATCATGAAGATAGTTTTAAAGCAACTCTCAAGCAGTATAGATTATCATAAACATGACTGTGTGATTCTAATGTATCCTGATATGTCAAACATAACAAGACTGTGATTATGCAGCCTATTGTAAAAAGTCTAGACGGTACAATCTGAAGTTCAAATCCATAACCAGCATCAGGATAGTTTTGTCGGCTATTCACactttcaacaatatcatttaCCAATGTGTGTGGAGGCAATGTGTCAGTACTAAAGGGTCTACAATAGTAACATTAGGGTATTTcttttttcgattttcattgTGAATATAAAAtgaagtttcttgttctgcctACAGCAATCCTACAAAGCCGAGTATGTACTGGTAGGTATCACACACCTTGGTTTCCCTTCTTTGTCCAGAGCTTGCTTCCGATTAGTATGTTTATTAAAATCTATGGCAGCCAACTGAATTCTTGCTTTATAGGCAACATATCTGAAGTTTAAGAAAGTATGAAATGGTCATGTTTTAAATTTGGATTCTCCTCATCCCTAAAGAGTCTACGATGAAAATATGGATAAAACTGTACATGCACATCGTTTACATTATACAGTATGACTTCAATAATTTGCAGACGTAATACTGCCCCCAACTTTTACTTTCCCAAGACATAAACAATCAGTCTAACAGTAATTTCTACGTACAATCAGTACACTGTAAAATTTGTCTATTAAAATGGGACATTGAAGGCAAGGAGGACATTTTTTTGGGTTTGCAGAGGTGTTCGGAGTCTGGTTTATTGAAGTTCTTTGAACACAGTGTGTATGTAGAAGATGTACTGAGTGCAACCAGATTTGGTTTAGACAAGCTGTACGGTGCAACATATGATACTAAAGAACACACAAATATACTTACGTGTATGCATGTCTCTTTGGGGCATACATCAAAAGGTGACTGTGGAAAGACTCTACAAAGCCACTGTGTCTggtgaaaaatgaaacaaatagcATCAAATGACACTCTGCTTCCAGCTGGATCATTATAAACACATACtcatatgtcacaaatattaTCTCTCTGTATTAAAGCAAGACCTGGGTCTGTCAGGCAGCctaaacagaaaaattcacacagacctgtacagaAACCTGTACAGTTTCCATTACATGTAACGGTACAGACATGAGCACACAGCTGTACCAGCTCTGAAAATCTACAGGGACTGTACCAGCTATGAGAAATACTCGTCTGATATAGCATTGTCATAGGTCAGCAAAATGGTGTTACCACTAACAGTTGCATTTCATATCCATGAACCATAGATGCGCACGTTTCAAGGCCAGTAAAAATAGAGCTTGTAGATGCTGTGCTAGAATGCTGACAAAAGTATGCACATCTTTCCTATGATGGTAAAGATTTCCTGTgtagcatacatgtatttgttcatTAACATTAACCACTGATAGTTTTCTCATAATGAACATATCTGAACACCCATCGAAACCTAAACACAAAAATTTCTAAAGATTTGAACAAGGCATTGCAAAAGTTGCAGATTTCAGTGGATTCTGTTATTGTACTTGAACTTTCTGTGTCAAGGATTGTTCCAAATGAGTGTACAGACATGGCTATGGTAGCAAATAACAACATACCTGAAATTTACATAGTAGCTGAATGTTCTCAGGAATCTTTTATCTTCAACAATCCCTTTGAGTGCCACGTGAGCAGGTGACCCTTTCTGTAGCCATGGTCTTTGCTGATTCTCCTCTGTCAATGGTGAATGTGCACATTTGCCATAAGTTCCATCATATTTAGCAGCCATTCATGTTCATTTACAACATGATGCAGAATGCCAAACCATATTGCCTATTGggtaaacaacaataaaaaagcATTTGGCACCAATATATTTATGATGCTGCTTATTTGTTAGCACTATTTACCCATGCAGAACATTCCACATGCTTAAAATTTCAACATGGATATAAGCCTCAATAACTAGTACTGCTGTACTCCACACATTTCAGATTAGACAGAACATGAAAAACTTACAGTATGTTCATGGTGCAGTCATATTGGATTGTCATGTACAATATCACTGACAGTATTTGTACATTGTTACACACTGTTCTGATGCTACCATCAAAGAGTACTGTCTGTAAATTGGTGGACAGACTAACATGTGAAACACACACTTCCCTTCTTCTCAggctgttttgtattttaacattaAAAATACTCACTTTCATTTTCCTTTCACTTCCCTTGCTCTCTTTGGCAGCATACCAGAAGTGATTTCTGATAGTTGATGCCCATGGCAAAAGGTCTCGACATTTCTTATTTTGGGAAGCCTGTAGACCATGATAAAATTAAGTGAAatttagatatgtacatattgCCTCtgcatttttttgcaattcagCACGATACACTAACAAATACAATGTAGCTAAAACCTTCCTTTCCCATGGTGTAGCACTGGATAAAACTGGGCCAGCCCAATGCTAGCCTACTGACAGTCTGATATTTATCATATTCTTTATCCAACATCCTGTTCTTTGCTCATGTAGTCATACACTAATGATGTGATATCCATATCTCAATCTGTGTTGTTACACTTAAAGCTCATAAGCTAAGAAGTGTCAAATCAACAATTACTAAGGTACATGTATCAAATGATCTTATAAAATCCACAAATTTCAACACAACACTTCTTGGTCAGCAGTCTGAATAAACTGCATGATTTATGATATCTAACATGTTGCTCCACTATGACAATGCCAGCTGGCAAAATGTTTTCCTTTGTTACTCTGAAATTTAAAGAATTCAGCATACTTTGCCGTCTTCAATACCAATACCAATACCAACTTGAATAGCAGATGAGATTCAAGAAAATTTTGCCTGCAAAGAACTAACATGATGTTAAGCTATGAAAGTGTGCATTGATAAACTAAAGATAACATACCTTTACTACCTTTTTGTGAATGTTCTTTCCTCCATGCCACAAGTCCCAGGAATGTTTGACTCCTTTAAACTTATCACACTTTTCTGGATGTAATAGagagtaaaacaaaaaaaaattatatatatacatatatataagtatTTATAACAATAATCTATATTTATCATTAAAGGAGCATTAATAAAGTCAGGTGTAGAATACTATCTGAATACTATCTGATGACCactgtgaacaaaatatacCATTTTGAAATAGATGTAGTCAGACAATAATGAGAATGGTAAATGCAGGAAAAGCTGTCCAGAGGAGTGTTAAAAGCAACAAATACTAATCTTGTATATAAATGATATACTGTTGCTGATTCACTTTCTAACAGTGACCCTAACACCAAGGGTTTGTGAGTTTCATTTTACATGAATTGTACTGTAACAGTTTTCTGTTCAAAGGCTAGGTCAGCTGGTGGAAGCAATATCAAACCTCTAGGACTATGCTTGCTTTGCTCTCTCCCTACCTGAGTCACAGACATCACTAACCCTAAGTTGACTTAGCTTATGGATAGGAAATTACTCAAAAACTAagtacttgaactctgtgaatcATGAATGACTTCTGTAACAGTAATCACCTAATCatgcattaaaggtatactgtcacctgttccaattttgccaccgttaccatggaaagagaaaatctaaccaatcacagattttaagcgggttgccgctttttaaaaacagcgccccaacatgggcattttgaataccaaggaatgtccctttgaccatatatgggcatatttagattacaggtgactgtatacctttagcACATATAGGTTTTTGCCACCCTAATCTGCAAGTCATCAAAAGTGGTTTGctcaaggtcatgaaggtctGATAGTATTCTACGGGCAATCCCATAATTTGCAGAACAGCATGAATAGCTTATAATATAAAATAGGAGTAGCTAAGATTACAAATTTATCCTTTTTAAATTTTGGTCAATAATGTATACCATCACTTTTACTACAGAAGAGACATGTACATACTCAAACGtacataaatgcatatataaataggtacaatgaaagacataaaatatatgTCCATGTACTGCAGCACAAACACTTACTCATGACTGCAGCTATCTGTGAATGTGCATCTGTCACCATCTCATCAATGACTATGTTCTTCTGTAATTGATCCATGGACCTTTCAAACCCAAGCCGCTCCATGTTTGGACTTTTACCATTCACTTCTC is a genomic window containing:
- the LOC139117456 gene encoding uncharacterized protein, which encodes MCSRKRGRGACPCKAIDEYCNNGCTCGRRRPCVNIEPESSSSEEDENTVQPEQSNIRKRRRVAYQPEQLSQVLDCMDEQDRHSAHERNVQQYIQNLTRERLEEVTMELIRRQPDAWADFVLDRTDQGFNQFHQQPSLIQNLMT
- the LOC139117454 gene encoding uncharacterized protein isoform X2 translates to MAAKYDGTYGKCAHSPLTEENQQRPWLQKGSPAHVALKGIVEDKRFLRTFSYYVNFRHSGFVESFHSHLLMYAPKRHAYTFEVKYSKQSKRFYPTAKLEPKKYEYIGELQRQIFQSRQNDYGHMSWHVSLDENDPRRIHSTRHLVTRPSLSQVTAQYQSRFATSQSHELTGSSNQ
- the LOC139117454 gene encoding uncharacterized protein isoform X1, producing the protein MAAKYDGTYGKCAHSPLTEENQQRPWLQKGSPAHVALKGIVEDKRFLRTFSYYVNFRHSGFVESFHSHLLMYAPKRHAYTYVAYKARIQLAAIDFNKHTNRKQALDKEGKPRFEVKYSKQSKRFYPTAKLEPKKYEYIGELQRQIFQSRQNDYGHMSWHVSLDENDPRRIHSTRHLVTRPSLSQVTAQYQSRFATSQSHELTGSSNQ